One genomic window of [Clostridium] scindens ATCC 35704 includes the following:
- a CDS encoding ABC transporter ATP-binding protein, protein MKKLGLIQVTQNVMKLNKLLSLGIIITVVGAVISALLPPLVLEQIINLLTSGSTVTIPLAISYFVLLALTSILDSLRESLLVVFGQKITHGLRSTLCEKFSNLPADMFVKQEPGAVVSRFVNDVDTVESLFTSGIISMFADACKVISIFAILFIKNKGLALVLLLLTPLIFLFTRMVQKRMLAAQIDNRIAVEKATNHVPETIKSIRTIHSLRKEKYMCEVYDKHIQDSYNAVEKTNFYDAVYSPIILIINAFVVAVVMLLSATGVPGIQSFFGMSVGTAVAVINYISSIFGPLESIGMEIQTIQSAVAGVHRIDEFLSLDERFETDENIDLNMLMESNRACVELQNVTFGYEPNSTILNNLSLTINTGEQITLSGRTGAGKSTIFKLLLGQYKADSGNVFIYGQDASKLPDNIKRKFFGYVEQHFRMIPGTVLEQITLFDESINREMAEKAAITVGLHSTICKLEKGYNTPCTSSLFSQGQWQLLSIARAIASEPKLLLLDEITANLDADTEQSVLKVLKRASENRTVISISHRLYQQTGGRQIAIK, encoded by the coding sequence GTGAAAAAGTTGGGTTTGATACAAGTCACTCAGAATGTAATGAAGCTGAATAAGCTCCTGTCATTGGGAATTATAATTACTGTTGTCGGAGCCGTAATAAGTGCTCTTTTACCTCCGTTAGTCTTGGAACAGATAATCAATCTGTTGACATCCGGCAGCACTGTTACCATTCCCTTGGCAATTTCATATTTTGTATTGTTGGCTTTAACAAGTATCCTTGACTCTTTAAGAGAAAGTCTATTAGTTGTTTTCGGGCAGAAGATTACCCACGGGCTGAGGAGTACCCTTTGTGAAAAGTTTTCCAATCTTCCGGCAGATATGTTCGTAAAGCAAGAGCCGGGTGCTGTAGTCTCACGGTTTGTAAATGATGTTGATACCGTAGAGTCTTTATTCACATCCGGTATCATCAGTATGTTTGCAGATGCCTGCAAAGTGATTAGCATTTTTGCTATTCTTTTCATTAAGAACAAAGGACTGGCACTTGTTTTATTATTGCTGACACCGTTAATATTTCTATTTACCCGTATGGTACAAAAGCGAATGTTGGCAGCTCAGATTGACAATCGTATTGCAGTAGAAAAAGCGACAAACCATGTTCCTGAAACGATTAAATCTATTCGCACAATTCATTCGCTTCGTAAAGAAAAATATATGTGTGAAGTCTATGATAAACATATACAGGACAGTTATAATGCAGTAGAAAAGACCAATTTCTATGATGCAGTCTATTCTCCAATCATTTTGATTATTAACGCTTTCGTTGTTGCAGTAGTTATGCTGCTTTCGGCAACCGGTGTTCCCGGGATTCAAAGCTTTTTCGGTATGTCGGTAGGTACGGCAGTCGCAGTTATCAATTATATCAGTTCTATTTTTGGACCACTTGAAAGTATCGGAATGGAAATTCAGACCATACAGTCTGCCGTAGCAGGCGTACATCGTATTGATGAATTTTTATCTTTGGATGAGCGTTTTGAAACAGATGAAAATATAGACTTGAATATGCTGATGGAAAGTAATCGTGCCTGCGTGGAATTGCAGAATGTCACATTCGGATATGAGCCCAATTCCACCATATTAAACAATTTGAGCTTAACAATAAATACTGGGGAACAAATCACTTTATCCGGAAGAACCGGAGCAGGAAAAAGCACGATTTTCAAATTGCTTTTGGGTCAATATAAAGCAGATTCAGGCAATGTGTTTATATATGGTCAAGACGCTTCCAAGTTACCTGATAACATAAAACGAAAGTTCTTCGGATATGTAGAACAGCATTTTAGAATGATTCCTGGGACCGTTTTGGAGCAAATTACCCTATTTGATGAATCAATTAACCGAGAAATGGCAGAAAAGGCTGCAATTACGGTTGGGTTACACAGCACAATCTGTAAATTAGAAAAAGGCTATAATACACCGTGTACTTCCTCTCTTTTTTCGCAGGGGCAATGGCAGCTCTTGTCCATTGCACGTGCAATCGCTTCAGAACCGAAACTGCTGTTGCTGGATGAGATAACTGCCAATTTAGATGCTGATACAGAACAGTCTGTGTTGAAAGTTCTGAAAAGAGCATCGGAAAATCGGACAGTAATCTCTATTTCCCACAGACTATATCAACAGACGGGCGGACGACAGATTGCAATCAAATGA
- a CDS encoding ABC transporter permease encodes MKKNTKNWKLKVIDNIVWVLLLIGVIVFIILKPNYFNPIANPSLYLNIPMQASVMGVMTIGLAGTILLGDIDLSCVGIMAVSAATGILIFKNGIVPIPIAMIIILIMGALLGFVNGVLIAKLKAVALIETLAMNTLLAGVVLAITRGRTITINEKGYTILGQGKIGGFLPFLVIIFLLVYIIMYFVWNRTALGRSLFAVGGNARCAKVSGINVDRIRIAAFTISGLMAGLAGLMLSSKMGSINSVFGSSYSMDIIAAAVIGGTSLAGGVGKVSGVLGGVLLLNFIQVGLQVFGMDSYYVEAATGLIILLAVLIDSFRVRLSNKE; translated from the coding sequence ATGAAAAAAAATACAAAAAACTGGAAATTAAAAGTAATAGATAATATTGTATGGGTGTTATTGTTAATTGGAGTTATCGTGTTTATCATCTTAAAACCAAACTATTTTAATCCGATTGCAAACCCTAGTTTATATTTGAATATCCCAATGCAGGCTTCTGTAATGGGCGTTATGACAATCGGTCTTGCCGGAACGATTCTTCTCGGTGACATTGATCTTTCCTGCGTAGGTATCATGGCAGTATCTGCAGCAACAGGTATCCTGATATTCAAGAATGGAATTGTTCCTATCCCAATCGCTATGATTATCATTCTGATTATGGGTGCTTTACTTGGATTTGTCAACGGTGTTCTGATTGCAAAGCTGAAAGCAGTTGCGTTGATTGAAACACTGGCAATGAATACTCTGTTAGCCGGAGTTGTGCTTGCGATTACAAGAGGACGCACCATTACAATTAATGAAAAAGGATATACCATCCTCGGACAGGGAAAAATTGGTGGGTTTCTTCCATTCCTGGTAATCATCTTTTTGCTGGTTTATATAATCATGTACTTTGTATGGAACAGAACAGCTCTTGGAAGAAGCCTCTTTGCAGTAGGTGGAAATGCAAGATGTGCGAAGGTATCTGGTATTAACGTAGACCGGATCAGAATTGCAGCATTTACAATCTCTGGTTTAATGGCAGGTCTTGCAGGTCTGATGCTTTCCTCTAAGATGGGATCTATCAACAGTGTATTCGGTTCCTCTTATTCGATGGATATCATTGCAGCAGCTGTAATCGGTGGTACATCTCTTGCCGGAGGTGTTGGAAAAGTATCAGGAGTTCTGGGTGGAGTACTGCTTCTGAACTTCATTCAGGTAGGTCTTCAGGTATTCGGAATGGATTCCTATTATGTTGAGGCAGCAACTGGTCTTATTATCCTGCTTGCAGTTCTGATCGACTCCTTCCGAGTGCGTCTGTCTAACAAAGAATAA
- a CDS encoding YkvA family protein: MSIKDKTKKLKKDVPGVFIALKKKETPVIAKIFAGLTVGYALSPVDLVSDFVPILGYLDDIIVLPLLVAMTVKFIPRDIWEQSKIESEGLWDNGKPKKWYYAIPVILIWVLIVWLIVKAIWL, translated from the coding sequence TTGAGTATAAAAGATAAAACCAAGAAGTTAAAGAAAGACGTACCAGGGGTATTTATTGCATTAAAGAAGAAAGAAACACCGGTCATTGCAAAAATATTTGCAGGTTTGACAGTAGGATATGCATTATCTCCTGTTGATTTAGTTTCGGACTTTGTACCTATACTGGGATATTTGGATGATATAATTGTATTGCCTTTGCTTGTGGCAATGACAGTTAAATTTATTCCAAGGGATATCTGGGAGCAAAGCAAGATTGAGTCAGAAGGTCTATGGGATAACGGAAAGCCAAAGAAATGGTATTATGCGATACCTGTGATACTGATTTGGGTATTGATTGTATGGCTGATTGTGAAAGCAATATGGTTATAA
- a CDS encoding NAD(P)-dependent alcohol dehydrogenase yields MKAIYLDKINTFSEKELAKPECGERQVLVRMKAVGVCGSDVHYWKNGRIGQFVVEEPLILGHECSGVITDVGEKVSKFAVGDRVVLEPGIPCMKCEHCLKGRYNLCQNIVFFATPPDDGVLVEEIAYDEDYVFKIPDEVTDYGLATMAEPLSVGLFATQRIKPALGEKAIIFGAGIIGITCLLAAKAAGCKDITVADIRDDRLACAKEMGADQVVNTMKDQIPDNTFDFGYEATGADACYNLAVKCIKPGGRIAMIGMGPEIQKVDMVDYVCKEITIVPSFRYSNTYPLVLDLLKDNQEKLKQLITHCVPFSLEGVEEAFHIASEDPSAVKVVVEF; encoded by the coding sequence GTGAAAGCGATATATTTGGATAAAATTAATACATTTTCAGAAAAAGAACTGGCGAAGCCTGAGTGTGGAGAACGTCAGGTACTGGTTCGGATGAAAGCTGTCGGTGTGTGTGGTTCCGATGTTCATTACTGGAAAAACGGACGTATCGGACAGTTTGTGGTAGAAGAACCGCTGATTCTTGGTCATGAGTGTTCCGGAGTTATTACTGATGTCGGAGAGAAAGTATCTAAATTCGCTGTCGGAGACAGAGTCGTGCTTGAACCGGGAATTCCATGTATGAAATGTGAACATTGTCTGAAAGGCCGTTATAATCTGTGCCAGAATATCGTGTTCTTTGCAACTCCACCTGATGATGGTGTTCTGGTAGAAGAAATTGCTTATGATGAAGATTATGTATTCAAGATTCCGGATGAAGTCACAGACTATGGTCTTGCTACAATGGCAGAGCCACTGTCCGTAGGACTCTTTGCCACACAGAGAATTAAACCGGCTCTTGGCGAAAAAGCAATTATCTTTGGTGCCGGAATCATTGGAATCACCTGTCTGCTTGCAGCAAAAGCAGCAGGCTGTAAGGATATTACCGTGGCAGATATTCGTGATGACAGATTGGCATGTGCAAAAGAGATGGGTGCAGATCAGGTTGTAAATACCATGAAAGATCAGATCCCGGATAATACATTTGATTTTGGATATGAGGCAACAGGAGCAGATGCCTGCTATAATCTGGCAGTCAAATGCATTAAGCCCGGTGGACGAATTGCCATGATTGGAATGGGACCGGAGATACAGAAAGTAGATATGGTGGATTACGTTTGTAAAGAAATTACCATCGTTCCTTCCTTCCGTTATTCGAATACATATCCGTTGGTACTTGATCTTCTGAAAGATAATCAGGAGAAACTGAAACAGCTGATCACACATTGTGTTCCTTTCTCTCTGGAAGGTGTAGAGGAAGCGTTCCATATTGCGTCGGAAGACCCGTCTGCTGTAAAGGTTGTCGTTGAATTTTAA
- a CDS encoding cation diffusion facilitator family transporter — MTTKKEVNTKNDGCAVNEAKVIRNLSLVSVIGNAVLSGFKLFAGIFGHSRAMISDAIHSFSDVLTTIIAFIGVKISKKAPDNSHPYGHERIECVASLFLGLLLMVTGLGVGKVGLQNIISGNYGSLAVPGVIALIAAIISIVGKEAMYWYTRHYAKLIGSAAFMADAWHHRSDAFSSVGSLIGIGGAMLGFPIMDSITSLVICLFILKVSFDILKDAIVKMLDTSCGEEYEAELRQFIETQPDVICVDMIHTRMFGNKVYIDTEIQVDGNKSLRESHDIAEHVHNSVETHFLDTKHIMVHVNPTEQEE; from the coding sequence ATGACAACCAAAAAAGAAGTAAACACAAAAAATGACGGGTGCGCCGTCAACGAAGCAAAAGTAATCAGAAACTTATCATTAGTGAGCGTTATCGGAAATGCTGTTTTATCGGGTTTTAAGCTCTTTGCCGGAATTTTTGGACATTCAAGGGCTATGATTTCCGATGCTATTCATTCATTTTCGGATGTGCTTACAACAATAATTGCCTTTATCGGCGTGAAAATTTCTAAAAAAGCGCCTGATAATTCCCACCCTTACGGACATGAGCGTATAGAATGTGTAGCGTCGCTGTTTTTGGGTCTATTGCTTATGGTAACAGGCTTGGGTGTTGGTAAGGTTGGACTGCAAAACATTATTTCGGGCAATTATGGCTCACTGGCAGTCCCCGGTGTTATTGCTTTAATTGCGGCAATTATTTCTATTGTCGGCAAGGAAGCTATGTATTGGTACACCCGCCACTACGCAAAACTTATCGGCTCTGCCGCTTTTATGGCAGATGCGTGGCATCATCGTTCCGATGCGTTTTCTTCAGTAGGCTCGCTAATTGGTATCGGCGGAGCAATGCTTGGCTTTCCTATTATGGACAGCATAACAAGTCTTGTTATTTGTCTGTTTATTTTGAAGGTATCCTTTGATATTTTAAAGGATGCTATTGTAAAAATGCTTGATACTTCCTGTGGCGAGGAATACGAAGCAGAACTAAGACAGTTTATCGAAACGCAACCTGATGTCATATGTGTAGATATGATTCATACTCGTATGTTCGGCAACAAGGTGTATATTGATACCGAAATTCAAGTAGATGGCAATAAATCTCTGCGTGAAAGCCACGATATTGCAGAGCACGTTCATAACAGTGTAGAAACACACTTTCTGGATACGAAACACATTATGGTTCATGTAAATCCCACAGAACAGGAGGAATAA
- the xylB gene encoding xylulokinase, with protein sequence MKQYVAAMDIGTSGCKSIIVDDEGQVVSSVIEEYPLYSPKPGWNEQDPMDWWVGAYTSLHKAIDKSGIDAGNIKSLSFSGQMHGLVAMDKDGNVIRRAFLWNDQRCAKQCQELLQDLGGFEELRRFTNNNMLPGYQGGKILWLREVEPENYQKMKKAILPKDYLRYQLTGEYCTDASDASGTGFFDVEKREHSWELLDRLNIPRDLFPPVVESSEVTGVVTKEAAELTGLKPGTPVVGGGGDSVIQTTGMGLIREGILGLTLGTGGIVAMGMSQYIENHDQTLQFFCNNQKDLYHVMGVMLACGGSYQWYRNTFCKGEMAEAKAQGLDPYDILNQGAEASSPGSRGLIYLPYLSGERAPYTDPNLRGCFIGMTQSHCKGDITRSVMEGIGYGMKQIGEAILQLKPVPLDRIIVSGGGSRSNLWRQILSDIFQLPVYTVSGAKEGGAYGACLVGGVGAGIWKDLDDACSTMKVMTENLPNPDNKAVYEEMYHIYSDMVPTLKNQFDRLSVI encoded by the coding sequence ATGAAACAGTATGTTGCAGCGATGGATATTGGTACCAGCGGGTGCAAATCTATCATCGTGGATGATGAAGGTCAGGTTGTGTCTTCTGTTATAGAAGAGTATCCTTTATATTCACCAAAACCGGGCTGGAATGAACAGGATCCGATGGACTGGTGGGTTGGCGCATATACCAGCCTTCATAAGGCAATTGACAAAAGTGGAATCGATGCAGGGAATATCAAGTCTCTCAGCTTTTCAGGTCAGATGCATGGACTGGTTGCCATGGATAAAGATGGCAATGTCATCCGAAGAGCATTCCTCTGGAATGATCAGCGATGTGCAAAGCAATGTCAGGAGCTTCTGCAGGATCTTGGCGGATTTGAAGAATTGCGTCGTTTTACGAACAATAATATGCTTCCTGGATACCAGGGAGGAAAGATTCTGTGGCTGAGAGAAGTTGAGCCGGAGAATTATCAGAAGATGAAAAAGGCAATCCTTCCAAAGGATTATCTCCGTTATCAGCTGACGGGCGAATACTGTACGGATGCATCTGATGCATCCGGAACGGGATTCTTTGATGTGGAAAAACGAGAACACAGCTGGGAACTGCTGGATCGGCTGAATATTCCGAGAGACCTGTTCCCGCCGGTAGTTGAATCCAGTGAAGTAACGGGAGTTGTAACAAAAGAAGCAGCAGAACTTACTGGACTGAAGCCAGGAACTCCGGTTGTAGGCGGTGGTGGTGACAGTGTTATCCAGACAACCGGTATGGGCCTGATCCGTGAGGGTATCCTTGGCCTGACTCTGGGAACCGGCGGAATTGTAGCAATGGGAATGTCTCAGTATATTGAAAATCACGATCAGACATTACAATTCTTCTGTAATAACCAGAAAGATCTGTATCATGTTATGGGTGTTATGCTTGCCTGCGGTGGAAGTTATCAGTGGTACAGAAATACATTCTGTAAAGGTGAGATGGCAGAAGCAAAGGCACAGGGACTGGATCCATATGATATCCTGAATCAGGGAGCAGAAGCTTCCAGTCCGGGTTCCAGAGGATTGATCTATCTTCCTTACCTTTCAGGAGAGCGTGCGCCATATACAGATCCAAACCTAAGAGGCTGCTTTATTGGTATGACTCAGAGTCATTGTAAAGGTGATATTACCAGATCAGTGATGGAAGGCATCGGATACGGAATGAAACAGATTGGAGAGGCGATTCTTCAGTTGAAGCCGGTACCGCTTGACAGAATAATTGTGTCCGGCGGCGGAAGCAGAAGTAATCTGTGGCGTCAGATTCTGAGTGATATCTTCCAACTTCCGGTATATACGGTTAGCGGAGCAAAAGAAGGCGGCGCTTATGGTGCATGTCTGGTTGGCGGTGTCGGTGCCGGTATTTGGAAAGATCTGGATGACGCATGCTCAACGATGAAGGTGATGACCGAGAATCTTCCGAATCCAGATAACAAGGCTGTATATGAAGAAATGTATCATATCTATTCGGATATGGTTCCGACATTAAAGAATCAGTTTGATCGACTTTCAGTAATATAG
- a CDS encoding cupin domain-containing protein: MKHVVNVATGREPDTDPRSLRARVLPREKEVLRDTYYLIDRKAGPSKRLTCGHTTIYPTGTTTGHAHEDMEEIYYFISGEGIMVVGEDRFPVKAGDACYVPPGAYHTTIQTGILPLTFVWNTCLVDGDEE, translated from the coding sequence ATGAAGCATGTTGTTAATGTAGCTACAGGAAGGGAGCCGGATACTGATCCAAGAAGTTTAAGAGCAAGAGTTTTGCCGAGAGAGAAAGAAGTATTAAGAGATACTTATTATCTGATCGATCGTAAAGCAGGACCATCCAAACGTCTGACATGTGGACATACAACCATATATCCGACAGGAACAACAACAGGTCATGCGCATGAGGATATGGAAGAAATTTACTACTTTATCTCCGGTGAGGGAATTATGGTAGTAGGAGAGGACAGATTCCCGGTAAAGGCCGGTGATGCATGCTATGTTCCGCCAGGAGCATATCATACAACCATTCAGACAGGTATTCTTCCATTAACATTTGTATGGAATACCTGTCTGGTTGACGGAGACGAAGAATAA
- the tkt gene encoding transketolase, producing the protein MNHIDNLSINAIRVLSADAIQKAKSGHPGLPLGAAPIAYELWAHHMNHNPANPDWRNRDRFILSGGHGSMLLYSLLYLYRYGDMTLDDLKEFRRLDSKTPGHPEYRHTVGVEATTGPLGAGMGMAVGMAIAEKHLASVFNKEGYPVIDHYTYALGGDGCMMEGISSEAFSLAGTLGLSKLIILYDSNNISIEGSTDIAFTEDVQKRMESFGFQTLEVADGNDIDAVGKAIEEAKADTEHPSFITIHTEIGYGCPNKQGKASAHGEPLGEENVKEMKETLGWTSQEPFYVPDEVYAHYKELRDALAEKEEEWNKMYAEYCEKFPEMKELMEQYFECDCEAILKDNEEFWKRGEKPEATRAISGRILNTIKDSVPNLMGGSADLAPSNKTYLNDKGDFSADCPSGRNMHFGVRELAMGAIGNGMMLHGGLHSYVATFFVFSDYIKPMARLSSIMKVPMTYVYSHDSIGVGEDGPTHEPIEQLAMFRAMPNFHVFRPCDAVETEAAWYSALTSKETPTAIVLTRQNLAPMAGSSKDALKGGYILEDCEGTPDMILIATGSEVELAAGAKSVLEEKGKKVRLVSMPCVDIFEEQTDEYKERVLPKDVTKRVSVEALSTFGWDRYVGPEGKAIGMTTFGASGPYKTLFEFFGFTVDAIVEAAESL; encoded by the coding sequence ATGAACCATATAGATAACTTATCAATTAATGCAATTCGAGTTCTGTCTGCGGATGCGATTCAAAAAGCCAAGTCAGGACATCCAGGCCTGCCGCTCGGTGCTGCACCTATCGCTTATGAGTTATGGGCACACCACATGAATCATAATCCGGCGAATCCGGACTGGCGTAACAGAGACCGTTTTATTCTCTCTGGCGGACATGGATCTATGTTGTTATATTCTCTTCTGTATCTTTACAGATATGGTGATATGACACTTGATGACCTTAAAGAATTCAGACGGCTGGATTCCAAGACTCCGGGACATCCGGAATACAGACATACAGTTGGTGTAGAAGCAACAACAGGACCGCTTGGTGCCGGTATGGGTATGGCTGTAGGTATGGCGATCGCAGAAAAGCATCTTGCTTCTGTATTCAATAAAGAGGGCTACCCGGTCATTGACCATTATACATATGCACTGGGTGGAGATGGATGTATGATGGAAGGAATTTCATCAGAGGCATTCTCACTGGCAGGCACACTTGGATTATCCAAACTGATCATCCTGTATGATTCTAACAATATCTCAATTGAAGGATCTACGGATATTGCATTTACAGAAGACGTACAGAAGAGAATGGAATCTTTTGGATTCCAGACTCTGGAAGTAGCAGACGGCAATGATATTGATGCAGTCGGAAAAGCAATTGAAGAAGCAAAAGCAGATACCGAACATCCATCATTCATTACGATTCATACAGAAATTGGATATGGATGCCCCAATAAGCAGGGAAAAGCAAGTGCACATGGAGAACCTCTGGGTGAAGAAAATGTGAAAGAGATGAAGGAAACTCTGGGATGGACTTCTCAGGAGCCGTTCTATGTTCCGGATGAAGTATATGCACATTATAAAGAATTAAGAGACGCTCTTGCAGAAAAAGAAGAAGAGTGGAACAAGATGTATGCAGAATACTGCGAGAAATTCCCTGAAATGAAAGAACTCATGGAACAGTATTTTGAATGCGATTGTGAAGCAATCTTAAAAGATAACGAAGAATTCTGGAAGAGAGGAGAAAAGCCGGAAGCAACCAGAGCAATCTCCGGAAGAATTCTGAATACGATCAAGGATAGCGTTCCGAATCTTATGGGAGGTTCTGCTGACCTTGCTCCATCCAACAAGACATACCTGAATGATAAGGGAGATTTCTCGGCAGATTGCCCATCCGGCAGAAATATGCATTTTGGTGTAAGAGAGCTTGCAATGGGAGCAATTGGAAATGGTATGATGCTTCATGGAGGACTGCACAGCTATGTTGCAACGTTCTTTGTATTCAGCGATTACATTAAACCAATGGCACGTTTGTCTTCGATTATGAAGGTTCCGATGACTTATGTATATTCTCACGACAGTATCGGAGTTGGAGAAGACGGACCGACGCATGAACCGATCGAGCAGCTTGCAATGTTCCGTGCAATGCCGAACTTCCATGTGTTCAGACCATGTGATGCGGTTGAGACTGAGGCCGCATGGTATAGTGCATTGACATCAAAAGAAACACCAACTGCAATCGTACTGACCAGACAGAATCTGGCGCCAATGGCAGGCAGCAGTAAAGATGCTCTGAAGGGTGGTTATATTCTGGAAGACTGCGAAGGAACACCAGATATGATCCTGATCGCAACCGGATCTGAAGTAGAACTGGCAGCAGGAGCAAAGAGTGTACTTGAGGAAAAAGGTAAGAAAGTTCGTCTTGTATCCATGCCATGTGTGGATATCTTCGAGGAACAGACGGATGAATACAAAGAGAGGGTTCTTCCGAAGGACGTAACAAAGAGAGTATCTGTAGAGGCTCTGTCTACGTTCGGCTGGGACCGTTATGTCGGACCGGAGGGAAAAGCAATCGGTATGACAACCTTTGGCGCAAGCGGACCATACAAAACATTGTTTGAGTTTTTTGGATTTACGGTAGATGCAATCGTAGAGGCAGCAGAGAGTCTGTAA
- a CDS encoding sugar ABC transporter ATP-binding protein, producing MGKEVILKVEHINKNFGETVALKDINFSITKGSIHSLVGKNGAGKSTIVNIIAGVYKQTNGKVTFEGNDIGNLSFKERQDRGIELVTQHASVVLDMDVAENIFLGLWPRSKFKLVDRKAMHENAQKVLDEFGLKVDPYELVRRLTPVEQRKLNIIRALFSGGKLIILDEPTTSLSIDDRNNLFRFVKKHAENGVTFILISHYLEEILQVSDAITVLRDGSAYDGNVGEGVGYDRQMELAKIIAGEDVELTFRDEDKVVNEEVAVECEGISAKFLDQADLKIHRGEIVGFVGFSGSGARELCLALYGLMEKKSGKVKILGEDVDIKNPTDALKYKICLVPNDRHAEGIVPIMSVEENIGLSCLKTRLKGKFGLLDNSKEVELADDYVKQLAIKTQSIYAASGSLSGGNQQKVVLAKVLAVNPTLLILDEPTIGIDIKSREEIMGLIKDLTNEGMSVIYLTNDFDELLRIVDRVVIFNEGKIVGDMKNENLSPDKIVNIRDRRAV from the coding sequence ATGGGAAAAGAAGTAATACTGAAAGTAGAGCACATTAATAAGAATTTCGGAGAAACAGTTGCTCTCAAAGATATTAATTTTTCAATTACAAAGGGCTCTATTCATTCCCTTGTTGGTAAAAATGGTGCGGGGAAAAGTACAATTGTAAATATTATTGCAGGTGTATATAAGCAGACGAACGGAAAGGTTACTTTCGAAGGGAATGATATAGGGAACCTGAGCTTTAAAGAGAGACAGGACAGAGGAATTGAACTTGTTACACAGCATGCAAGTGTTGTGCTGGATATGGACGTAGCAGAGAATATTTTCCTTGGATTATGGCCAAGAAGCAAATTCAAACTTGTGGATCGCAAAGCAATGCATGAAAATGCACAAAAAGTATTGGACGAATTTGGACTGAAAGTTGATCCATATGAACTTGTTCGCAGGCTTACACCTGTAGAACAGAGAAAACTGAATATTATCCGTGCACTGTTCAGTGGCGGTAAATTAATTATATTAGATGAACCTACAACATCACTTTCAATTGATGACAGAAATAATTTGTTCCGCTTTGTAAAAAAGCATGCAGAAAATGGAGTTACATTTATACTGATCTCCCATTATCTGGAAGAAATCCTTCAGGTTTCAGATGCAATTACTGTACTTCGTGACGGAAGTGCATATGATGGAAATGTTGGTGAAGGTGTCGGATATGACAGGCAGATGGAACTTGCTAAGATTATTGCAGGTGAAGATGTAGAACTGACATTTCGCGATGAAGATAAGGTGGTAAATGAAGAAGTAGCTGTAGAGTGCGAAGGAATCAGTGCTAAATTCCTGGACCAGGCAGATCTTAAGATCCATCGAGGTGAAATTGTCGGATTTGTGGGATTCTCAGGATCCGGAGCCCGTGAATTATGTCTTGCGCTTTATGGATTAATGGAAAAAAAGAGCGGAAAGGTTAAGATTCTCGGCGAAGACGTTGATATTAAGAATCCTACTGATGCTCTGAAGTATAAGATATGTCTGGTTCCAAACGACAGACATGCAGAGGGTATTGTCCCGATTATGAGTGTGGAAGAAAACATAGGTTTATCCTGTCTGAAGACTCGATTAAAAGGTAAATTTGGACTGTTGGATAATAGCAAAGAAGTTGAGCTGGCTGATGATTATGTAAAGCAGCTTGCTATTAAGACGCAATCTATCTATGCAGCCAGCGGAAGTCTGTCCGGTGGTAATCAGCAGAAGGTAGTATTGGCAAAAGTATTGGCAGTAAATCCAACTTTGCTGATCCTGGATGAGCCTACGATTGGTATCGACATCAAGAGTCGAGAAGAAATTATGGGACTGATCAAGGATTTGACGAATGAAGGTATGAGCGTAATCTATCTGACGAACGATTTTGATGAGCTCCTTCGTATCGTTGACCGTGTAGTCATATTTAACGAAGGAAAGATAGTCGGAGATATGAAAAATGAGAATTTATCTCCTGACAAGATAGTAAATATTCGAGATCGGAGGGCAGTTTAA